In a genomic window of Armatimonadota bacterium:
- a CDS encoding fumarylacetoacetate hydrolase family protein, whose amino-acid sequence MVRRGGRPRLGIVDGAYVYLFADDLLSFIERGSLVPARAALAQGRRRIRAGRKHPDVIPVAGACLLAPIPRPRKNIFCVGRNYAEHAREGGSPPPEVPVFFTKPPTCVVGPEAPVVHHAVTQQLDYEVELAVIIGKRGRDIPVERALSHVFGYTIMNDVTARDLQRRHQQWFKGKSLDTFAPMGPAVVHRSEIPDPQNLRLRMRVNGELRQDASTAGMIFSVARLIATLSAGMTLDPGDILATGTPEGVAMGRTPPAWLQAGDVVEAEIEGIGTLRSRIVAP is encoded by the coding sequence ATGGTGCGCCGGGGCGGACGGCCCCGGCTCGGGATCGTGGACGGGGCGTACGTCTACCTGTTCGCAGACGACCTTCTGTCGTTCATCGAGCGCGGCAGCCTGGTCCCGGCGCGCGCGGCCCTGGCCCAGGGCAGGCGCCGCATTCGGGCAGGCCGCAAGCATCCCGATGTAATCCCGGTGGCCGGGGCGTGCCTCCTTGCGCCCATCCCGCGACCCCGAAAGAACATCTTCTGCGTGGGCCGCAACTACGCGGAGCATGCCAGGGAGGGCGGGAGCCCGCCCCCGGAGGTACCGGTGTTCTTCACCAAGCCGCCCACGTGCGTAGTGGGACCCGAGGCGCCGGTAGTGCACCACGCCGTGACCCAGCAGCTGGACTACGAGGTCGAGCTGGCCGTGATCATTGGAAAGCGCGGGCGCGACATCCCGGTAGAACGCGCGCTGAGCCACGTGTTCGGGTACACGATCATGAACGACGTCACCGCGCGCGACCTGCAACGCCGGCACCAGCAGTGGTTCAAGGGCAAGTCCCTGGACACTTTCGCGCCCATGGGCCCCGCGGTGGTCCACCGTTCCGAGATCCCCGACCCCCAAAACCTGCGTCTGCGGATGCGCGTCAACGGCGAGCTGCGACAGGATGCGTCCACGGCAGGCATGATCTTCTCCGTGGCGCGACTGATCGCGACCCTGTCGGCGGGAATGACCCTCGATCCAGGTGACATCCTGGCCACGGGCACGCCGGAAGGCGTAGCCATGGGGCGCACGCCGCCGGCCTGGCTTCAGGCAGGTGACGTGGTTGAGGCGGAGATAGAAGGGATCGGGACGCTGCGAAGCCGGATCGTGGCCCCCTAG
- a CDS encoding GAF domain-containing protein: MDFDRVLDEVRVLAGQSGAAGIVDFLQDRFPHYSWVGIYWVDGDDLVLGPWKGPQATEHTRIPIGTGVCGAAARSGQTEIVPDVSQDPRYLACFAHTRSEIVVPIFAEGRVVGEIDIDGDQIDAFSSEDQRFLECVAELLAPLAPGS; the protein is encoded by the coding sequence ATGGATTTCGATCGCGTCCTTGATGAGGTGCGCGTCCTGGCCGGCCAGAGTGGTGCTGCCGGGATCGTGGACTTCCTGCAAGACAGGTTCCCCCACTACTCGTGGGTCGGGATCTACTGGGTTGATGGGGACGACCTGGTGCTTGGCCCCTGGAAGGGCCCGCAGGCAACGGAGCACACGCGCATTCCGATCGGGACCGGTGTGTGTGGTGCCGCGGCCCGATCAGGGCAGACCGAGATCGTGCCCGATGTCAGCCAGGATCCCCGCTACCTGGCCTGCTTCGCGCACACACGCTCGGAGATCGTGGTGCCGATCTTCGCGGAGGGGCGGGTCGTCGGGGAGATTGACATTGACGGTGACCAGATTGACGCCTTCTCGAGCGAAGACCAGCGGTTTCTTGAGTGCGTGGCCGAGTTGCTGGCGCCGCTGGCGCCCGGCTCCTAG
- a CDS encoding exopolysaccharide biosynthesis protein, translating into MEGTSGARRTILAAVGCVGAMGLADNKVETPLSAVLEAILDSAGTHSLRLGELVDRTAERGFGVLLFVLGLPMLIPILPPGSSTIVGPIYAAFAVQMLSGSRHPWLPQRFRDWVLSRQSVSILRRRGIPLIRATERLSKPRGLWLREGVVLRLAGAMVFLMGLLLLSPLPFLNTAPALSVMLIGMGLLNRDAVFMTAGMLVGGASLAMIGLSAGMILVLIQRIRPGP; encoded by the coding sequence ATGGAGGGAACTTCTGGGGCGCGCCGTACTATTCTGGCAGCCGTCGGATGCGTGGGTGCCATGGGACTGGCAGACAACAAGGTAGAGACCCCTCTCTCAGCGGTTCTTGAAGCGATACTCGACAGCGCGGGGACGCACTCCCTGCGGCTGGGCGAGTTGGTGGACCGGACCGCCGAGCGGGGTTTCGGGGTTCTTCTGTTCGTGCTGGGCCTGCCGATGCTGATTCCCATCCTGCCGCCCGGATCTTCCACGATCGTTGGCCCCATCTATGCGGCATTCGCCGTCCAGATGCTGTCCGGCTCCCGGCATCCCTGGTTGCCCCAACGGTTCAGGGATTGGGTGCTCTCCCGGCAGAGCGTCTCGATACTGCGCCGGAGGGGGATTCCGCTGATACGCGCCACCGAGCGACTCTCCAAGCCCAGGGGCCTCTGGCTCCGCGAGGGAGTGGTTCTCCGGCTGGCCGGGGCCATGGTGTTCCTGATGGGGCTGCTGCTCCTGAGCCCGCTCCCCTTCCTCAACACGGCGCCGGCCCTGTCGGTGATGCTGATCGGGATGGGACTCCTCAACCGGGACGCGGTGTTCATGACCGCCGGGATGCTCGTTGGCGGAGCTTCCCTGGCAATGATCGGGCTCTCTGCCGGTATGATCCTGGTGCTGATCCAGCGGATCCGGCCAGGGCCCTAG
- a CDS encoding TGS domain-containing protein yields the protein MPANLTPDYRAADRKFREATTPQQKMAALEEMLSTIPKHKGTEKMQADLKRRIAKFRSEAQRKKGATRSRQLYQIEREGAGQIVLVGAPNSGKSSLLAALTNAVPEIAAYPFTTRGPQAGMAAFENVQIQLVDLPPVSEEFAEGWLYGLIRGADGALVAADLADQDLLASTEQVLALLAAANLTLIPLGASRAPNEVPALFVATKLDAPGAAEVLEVFREFYGGKLPVLPISSEQDVNLAELRRVMFSMLGIIRVYSKKPGKKPDLEVPYVLRRGTTVIEAAAVVHKDFAQGLRFARLWRKGHPDGLMVGRDHPLEDGDILELHA from the coding sequence ATGCCTGCCAACCTCACGCCCGACTACCGAGCAGCCGACCGGAAGTTCAGGGAGGCCACTACTCCCCAGCAGAAGATGGCCGCGCTGGAGGAGATGCTGTCAACGATCCCAAAGCACAAGGGCACCGAGAAGATGCAGGCCGACCTCAAGCGCCGCATCGCCAAGTTCCGCAGCGAAGCCCAGCGCAAGAAAGGCGCGACCCGCAGCCGCCAGCTTTACCAGATCGAGCGCGAGGGCGCCGGGCAGATCGTGCTGGTTGGCGCGCCCAACTCGGGCAAGTCCTCGCTTCTGGCCGCGCTGACCAACGCCGTCCCGGAGATCGCCGCCTACCCCTTTACGACCCGGGGGCCCCAAGCCGGGATGGCGGCCTTCGAGAACGTGCAGATACAGCTGGTGGACCTGCCGCCGGTGAGCGAGGAGTTCGCGGAGGGATGGTTGTACGGCCTCATCCGCGGGGCGGACGGCGCGCTCGTGGCCGCGGACCTGGCAGACCAGGACCTCCTGGCTTCAACCGAGCAGGTCCTGGCTCTGCTGGCCGCCGCGAACCTTACCCTTATCCCACTCGGCGCCTCCCGCGCGCCCAACGAGGTGCCGGCGTTGTTCGTCGCGACCAAGCTCGATGCCCCCGGTGCCGCGGAGGTCCTCGAGGTGTTCCGGGAGTTCTACGGCGGGAAGCTTCCGGTGCTGCCCATCTCCTCCGAGCAGGACGTCAACCTGGCTGAACTGCGTCGGGTGATGTTCTCGATGCTCGGCATCATCAGGGTGTACAGCAAGAAGCCGGGCAAGAAGCCCGACCTGGAAGTCCCCTATGTCCTGCGGCGCGGCACGACGGTAATCGAGGCCGCGGCGGTGGTCCACAAGGACTTCGCCCAGGGCCTGCGCTTCGCGCGCCTGTGGCGCAAAGGCCATCCGGACGGGCTGATGGTCGGGCGCGACCATCCCCTGGAAGACGGCGACATTCTAGAGCTACACGCCTAG